The DNA segment TGCTGCGGATAGTGTCACCAGTCTCAAGAGGAACCTTACTTGTGACAGCTTTTCGCTGGATACTGACTTCTTCGAATTTAAATGTTCTGCTCAAACTGGGAAGAAAGAGCGCGGTATTTTTTATACAACCGCACGCCGAGGGCGGAAGAGAGTATAAAAAGTGCTGCACTTATGCTGGTACGGAGTACTGGTTCTACTGTGACGCCACTTCCCAAAAGAGAGAAAATGAGAGTCTGCGGCATATAGCCGAAAGAAGAACCAGCCACAAATGGCAGCGGGCGAATGTTGCTTACTCCGGCGATAACGTTTGTAGCTAGGTTACTGCCGACGGGAAGCAGGCGTACAATCATTGCTGTTTGGAACGGTGAGCTATGCAGGAAGCCGTTAATGCCTTGCAGATGGTTTGGAAATTTGCGGTTAATGGTTTCCTGACCCAGAAGGCGTGCAATCCAAAAGCAGCATATGCAGCCGAGTGTAACAGCCGTAATGGCAGTTAAAAATCCGTGCACGGCGCCAAAAGCGTATCCTGCACAAAAGGCAGAAAGTTGTCTTGGAATCCCCATGCCTGTGAGCATGGCGGCGATTCCGATAAACAGGGCAACCCCCTGTATTCCTGTGTTCCGAATGTATGTATCGACCCACTCAGGCTCTAATACCTCGGCAATGCCGAGTTTGCGTAGTGTGAGTACAACGGCAACCAGCAGTCCAATCACTGCAAGGTTGATAAAAACTTTTTTTTGACTTGAAGACATAATTTCCCCTGCATTGATGAAACGATCACCACGCAGTTGGTCGAGGGATAGAGCATATGCGCAGTTACCTGCGCGGAAAGTACGATTTATAAGTTGTGATCTTTAATATAGTAACGGAAATGGCGGCTCTGCATCCAGCGAATAGCTAACAAATCAAGAATAGTCGCTTTTGCTCTGTCGAGGATACCGTATTTGGATTCGCCATGCTGACGGTGTCTGTGGTTAACTGGTACTTCAGATACTGTTGCACCCTGCATTTTCATAAGTGTAGGCAGGAATCTGTGCATGCCGGTAAGCATAGGGATCTGCTGAACCATTTTGGTATCCATAACTTTAAGGGAGCAACCGGTATCTTTTACAGTTTCGCGGCTTAGCTTGTTACGGATTGCATTGCCGATTTTAGAAGCAACCTTTTTCTGCAATGTATCCTGACGCTTATGGCGCCAACCGATTACCATGTTGTAACCACGTTCGTATTCGCGAAGAAGGGCTGGAATATCCGCAGGGTCATTCTGCAGGTCTGCATCGATAGTAATAACAACGTCAGTATCTGCAGCATCAAAACCTGCTTTAAACGCAGCAGACTGGCCACAGTTTTCGGCAAACGCAACGTACTTTGCTTCAGGATGCTCTTCGCTCATGGAGCGGATAACCTGAAGGCTGTTGTCAGAACTGCCGTCATCGACAAAAATTACTTGCCATTCTTTGTCGAGTGGGGAGAGTGCCTTTTTTATTTCATTGAAGAGGAGTGGAAGATTATCTTCTTCATTAAATACAGGTACAATTATAGATAGAGAATTAATATTTGTCATGCGCATGGTATAAGGTGATTGGTTCGGCTTGTAAATACGGATAGAACATTATTCCATTGAGTCATCCGGTATCAGCCTTGTTATTTGTGTAAAAAATAAAATTAATTGCAAACTGCTGTTGACAGGGAGAGATAATAGGCATAGAAGCTCTCTCACGATGACGCGGGGTGGAGCAGCTCGGTAGCTCGTCGGGCTCATAACCCGAAGGCCGCAGGTTCAAATCCTGTCCCCGCTACCAATCAAAAAAGATGCAGGGGCGTAGTTCCAACGGCTAGAACGCCGGTCTCCAAAACCGGATGTTGGGAGTTCGAATCTCTCCGCCCCTGCCATTAACTTCGTTTCATGGCGCGCACAGTAAGGTGCTGCCAGTTAACGAAAGGTTAAAAATACAGATTCAGCGAATTTGTCTGAATCTTTTTTTACGACTTCAAAATGCGTATGCTCGCAAGAGCAGATGCTGAGAAGATCAAGTATACGATGACGCGGGGTGGAGCAGCTCGGTAGCTCGTCGGGCTCATAACCCGAAGGCCGCAGGTTCAAATCCTGTCCCCGCTACCAATCAAAAGATACAGGGGCGTAGTTCCAACGGCTAGAACGCCGGTCTCCAAAACCGGATGTTGGGAGTTCGAATCTCTCCGCCCCTGCCATTTTCTCTTTATCCAGCAAGGCTTGGTATAGAGTATAGATTCAGAATTAACTGAATTACAATTGCTTTTCAGGTTTCGTTTCTGAGATTTTGAAAAAGATATACGATGGCGCGGGGTGGAGCAGCTCGGTAGCTCGTCGGGCTCATAACCCGAAGGCCGCAGGTTCAAATCCTGTCCCCGCTACCAAGAANNNNNNNNNNNNNNNNNNNNNNNNNNNNNNNNNNNNNNNNNNNNNNNNNNNNNNNNNNNNNNNNNNNNNNNNNNNNNNNNNNNNNNNNNNNNNNNNNNNNNNNNNNNNNNNNNNNNNNNNNNNNNNNNNNNNNNNNNNNNNNNNNNNNNNNNNNNNNNNNNNNNNNNNNNNNNNNNNNNNNNNNNNNNNNNNNNNNNNNNNNNNNNNNNNNNNNNNNNNNNNNNNNNNNNNNNNNNNNNNNNNNNNNNNNNNNNNNNNNNNNNNNNNNNNTTCTCACGATGACGCGGGGTGGAGCAGCTCGGTAGCTCGTCGGGCTCATAACCCGAAGGCCGCAGGTTCAAATCCTGTCCCCGCTACCAAGAATATATAAGGTTCAGAAGTAATTCTGAACCTTTTTTTGTGTCCATTGTATGGGAGTGCGTACTGTTTGCTTGCTCAATATGTTAGATTCACTGAATAAAATGTATACCGTGTTGACAGGAGAAGGACATCTGGTTATCAAAAGGAATAACAACTTTGTAAAACTTGGAAAACAATATGTGCAACGCAACCACGACAAGATTTTTGATTGCAACTAGCAGCGCGCTGCTAGTCTCCGTCATCGTGGTCGTCGTCAACGTCGTGAGGAACGTCGTCGCGTTGTAACGGGTTTTGCATATTAGTGAAACATGACTCCGCCAGCGCTTCGGCCCCGGCGGATTTTTTTATGATCCAGAATCTCCGCCGGTTATGAACCTTGGATCAGGGCAGGAAGAACAATGCAAGAAATGACCGGCGCAGAATGTACGGTTCGCCTTTTAGAGCGGCAGGGCATCACGACTATTTCAGGTATCCCGGGTGGGGCTAACCTGCCATTGTACGATGCGTTATCACGTAGTGAAAAGATTACGCATATTCTTGCTCGGCATGAGCAAGGAGCTGGGTTTATTGCACAGGGGATGGCACGAACAACAGGAAAACCTGCGGTTTGTCTTGCTACATCCGGTCCCGGTGCAACAAACATTGTGACTGCCATTGCAGATGCTAAATTAGATTCCGTTCCTCTTGTTTGTATTACTGGGCAGGTACCGACTCCTCTGATTGGTACTGATGCATTCCAAGAAGTAGACACCTACGGGATGTCTATTCCCATCACAAAGCATAACTTTCTTGTACGCTCGGCTAAAGAGCTCCTTAGAGTAATCCCAGAAGCGTTCCGTATTGCTGCTTCAGGTCGTCCAGGTCCTGTTCTGGTTGATATTCCACGTGATGTTCAGCTGGAAGAGATTTCCATTGATGCGTTTCCAGAACCAGCCGTAGCTGATGAACCACCGGTAGTTGTGGATGCAGATATTGAAACAGCCGCTAAAATGATCAATAGCGCAGCACGCCCGGTGTTGTGGGTTGGTGGCGGTGTTGTAGCAGCTCAAGCGGATGTTATGTGCAAAAAGCTTGCTGAAAAGGCCTCAATGCCTGTGACTATGACCCTGATGGGCTTGAGTGTTATTCCTCGGGATCATGATTTGAATATCGGCATGTTGGGTATGCATGCTGAGCGCTACACCAATATGGTTATGGAAGGCTGTGATTTGATTATTGCTGCCGGTGTTCGGTTTGATGATCGTGCAACGGGTAAAGTAAACGAGTTCTGCCCGAACGCGAAAGTTATTCATATTGATATCGACCATTGCGAACTCGATAAGCTCCGTTCTGCAAGTCTTGGCATTCTTGGCGATATTCGTGACGTATTTTCAAGATTGCTTCCGCAAATTGATGCTAAGTCACGAAAAGAATGGATTGGGTACATTGCAGCGCTCAAGTCAGCTTTTCCTCCTCATGCCCCGTCTGATAGTGGTTTTGAGTCCCCGCAGAAATTTATTCGCCTTGTGGGTGAACTTGCCGATGACTCAACTATTGTTACAACGGATGTAGGGAAGCATCAGATGTGGACCGCGCAAAGTTATCCGTTTACCGGCGGTCGTCAGTGGCTTACATCCGGTGGCCTCGGCACAATGGGGTTCGGTTTGCCTGTAGCTATAGGAGCTGCGCTTGCGGCGCCGGATAAAAAAGTTATCTGCTTCAGCGGCGATGGAAGTATCTTGATGAATATGCAGGAGCTTGCGACCGCGGTAGAGCACAATGTTGATGTGACTATTGTTCTGTTCAATAATCAGTGTCTTGGCTTGGTACATCAGCAGCAGGAACTGTTCTTTAAAGGTAACTGCTTTTCATCTGAGTTCCCTGTTGCCTTGGATTATGTTGCTATCTTACGCGGGTTCGGCTGGCATGTTTGTGACTTGGCAGAAGAATGTAGTGAAGAGATTGTTGCACAGGCGTTA comes from the Halodesulfovibrio marinisediminis DSM 17456 genome and includes:
- a CDS encoding TVP38/TMEM64 family protein — its product is MSSSQKKVFINLAVIGLLVAVVLTLRKLGIAEVLEPEWVDTYIRNTGIQGVALFIGIAAMLTGMGIPRQLSAFCAGYAFGAVHGFLTAITAVTLGCICCFWIARLLGQETINRKFPNHLQGINGFLHSSPFQTAMIVRLLPVGSNLATNVIAGVSNIRPLPFVAGSSFGYMPQTLIFSLLGSGVTVEPVLRTSISAALFILSSALGVRLYKKYRALSSQFEQNI
- a CDS encoding glycosyltransferase family 2 protein; translated protein: MTNINSLSIIVPVFNEEDNLPLLFNEIKKALSPLDKEWQVIFVDDGSSDNSLQVIRSMSEEHPEAKYVAFAENCGQSAAFKAGFDAADTDVVITIDADLQNDPADIPALLREYERGYNMVIGWRHKRQDTLQKKVASKIGNAIRNKLSRETVKDTGCSLKVMDTKMVQQIPMLTGMHRFLPTLMKMQGATVSEVPVNHRHRQHGESKYGILDRAKATILDLLAIRWMQSRHFRYYIKDHNL
- the ilvB gene encoding acetolactate synthase large subunit: MQEMTGAECTVRLLERQGITTISGIPGGANLPLYDALSRSEKITHILARHEQGAGFIAQGMARTTGKPAVCLATSGPGATNIVTAIADAKLDSVPLVCITGQVPTPLIGTDAFQEVDTYGMSIPITKHNFLVRSAKELLRVIPEAFRIAASGRPGPVLVDIPRDVQLEEISIDAFPEPAVADEPPVVVDADIETAAKMINSAARPVLWVGGGVVAAQADVMCKKLAEKASMPVTMTLMGLSVIPRDHDLNIGMLGMHAERYTNMVMEGCDLIIAAGVRFDDRATGKVNEFCPNAKVIHIDIDHCELDKLRSASLGILGDIRDVFSRLLPQIDAKSRKEWIGYIAALKSAFPPHAPSDSGFESPQKFIRLVGELADDSTIVTTDVGKHQMWTAQSYPFTGGRQWLTSGGLGTMGFGLPVAIGAALAAPDKKVICFSGDGSILMNMQELATAVEHNVDVTIVLFNNQCLGLVHQQQELFFKGNCFSSEFPVALDYVAILRGFGWHVCDLAEECSEEIVAQALATQGPCLIHMPVSREEKVLPMVPPGAANRIMIGGDTNG